Proteins from a single region of Sylvia atricapilla isolate bSylAtr1 chromosome 7, bSylAtr1.pri, whole genome shotgun sequence:
- the SCRN3 gene encoding secernin-3 produces the protein MFPRPPPVSCDTFVALPPAAPGGRVVFGKNSDRPADEVQEVVHFPAAAHPPGAALECTYISIEQVERTHAVVLSRPSWLWGAEMGANEHGVCIGNEAVWGREEVCDGEALLGMDLVRLGLERADTAEKALNVIVDLLEKYGQGGNCMESNMAFTYHNSFLIADRKEAWVLETSGKYWAAEKVEGGVRNISNQLSITTKIDREHPGLKEYAKSNGWWDGEKEFDFAATYSYVNTARMTTSGGRYCEGYKLLNKHKGSITSEIMMEILRDKESGINMEGGFMTTGSMVSVLPQQPNLPCIHFFTGTPDPARSVFKPFIFVPGITQLLKTTSPTFGHDDPVKKQPRFQSKPDRRHELYKKHQSAAVVMETIKDKGKGMLKEIQELEKQKINQMESILQNGCLDINQVVNLFPQCVEEELKIYS, from the exons ATGTtcccccggcccccgcccgtCTCCTGCGACACCTTCGTGGCGCTGCCGCCCGCGGCGCCCGGGGGCCGCGTGGTGTTCGGGAAGAACTCGGACCGGCCGGCAGACGAGGTGCAGGAGGTCGTGCACTTCCCGGCCGCCGCGCAcccgcccggcgccgcgctGGAG TGCACCTACATCAGCATCGAGCAGGTGGAGAGGACGCACGCCGTGGTCCTGAGCCgcccctcctggctctgggGGGCCGAGATGGGCGCCAACGAGCACGGCGTGTGCATCGGCAACGAGGCGGTGTGGGGCAGGGAAGAGGTCTGCGATGGGGAAGCTCTCCTCGGCATGGACCTCGTAAG gCTTGGACTTGAGAGAGCAGACACAGCTGAAAAGGCTCTTAATGTCATAGTTGATTTGCTGGAAAAATATGGACAGGGAGGAAACTGTATGGAGAGCAACATGGCATTTACGTACCACAACAGTTTTCTGATAGCCGACAGAAAGGAAGCATGGGTGCTGGAGACATCAGGAAAATACTGGGCAGCAGAAAAAGTAGAAG GAGGTGTACGGAATATTTCCAACCAGCTCTCTATCACAACCAAGATTGACAGAGAACACCCAGGATTGAAAGAATATGCCAAAAGCAATGGCTGGTGGGATGGAGAAAAGGAATTTGATTTTGCTGCCACGTATTCTTATGTCAATACTGCCAGAATGACCACATCTGGAGGCCGATACTGTGAAGGCTATAAGCTTCTGAACAAACACAAAG GATCTATCACTTCTGAAATAATGATGGAAATTCTTCGTGACAAAGAGAGTGGCATTAACATGGAAGGTGGATTTATGACAACTGGCAGCATGGTGTCTGTACTGCCTCAGCAGCCTAATCTGCCCTGTATTCACTTCTTTACTGGAACTCCAGATCCTGCCAG atcTGTATTCAAGCCTTTCATTTTTGTGCCCGGTATTACTCAGTTATTAAAAACTACATCCCCTACATTTGGTCATGATGATCCAGTTAAGAAGCAACCACGTTTTCAGAGTAAGCCAGATCGAAGACATGAGCTCTATAAAAAACATCAAAGTGCTGCTGTAGTTATGGAAACTATCAAG GACAAAGGTAAAGGAATGCTCAAAGAGATACAGGAGTTGGAGAAACAGAAGATAAATCAAATGGAATCCATCCTGCAAAATGGATGCCTTGATATTAACCAAGTAGTTAATCTTTTTCCACAGTGTGTAGAAGAAGAACTCAAAATATATAGCTAA